In a genomic window of Alcanivorax sp.:
- a CDS encoding chemotaxis protein CheW — translation MSSLPSDISSLLIPMQGRPWLVPNIVVAEIIPLRQPDRPGHGPEWLLGWLSWRDQNIPLLSFEKLNESGQITIGQDARIAVLNTVAGKSTFYAVIGSGCWVQAWADPRR, via the coding sequence ATGAGCAGCTTGCCATCCGATATTTCCAGCCTGCTGATCCCCATGCAGGGACGACCCTGGCTGGTCCCCAACATCGTGGTTGCTGAAATCATCCCCCTGCGCCAGCCGGATCGTCCCGGCCATGGGCCGGAGTGGCTGCTGGGCTGGCTGAGCTGGCGGGACCAGAATATTCCGCTGCTATCCTTTGAAAAACTCAACGAGTCCGGGCAGATCACCATTGGCCAAGATGCCCGCATCGCGGTACTGAATACCGTGGCCGGCAAAAGCACCTTCTATGCGGTGATCGGGTCTGGGTGCTGGGTGCAAGCCTGGGCGGACCCGCGGCGGTAA
- a CDS encoding chemotaxis protein CheB: protein MTAPGRVGVIADSTLQGHLLSSAVKGQGYQVVVNTDPEALEQRWLAEGALDLWVVDLSSEDRWQSFLDNLLEDAAAPILFCDGQAPARTDARYPKWERRLVTKLVDFIGKPAVEERLEVIPQRLPQVKIPTPREFETIRPGDHPKRVWVLGASLGGPAAVKQFLDCLPANLPVAFVLAQHIDGSFLDTLCGVLGRDNNIHCKIGVDGSALRHGELAIAPVEYAVKFRHDGRIQSTGQAWEGPYAPSIDQVIQHVGEGYGNACGAILFSGMGNDGAIAAPRLAASGCPVWAQSADTCAVSSQPDSVRETGCVSYSGSPEQLALQLVDRVRRELKNASSQAPDA from the coding sequence ATGACCGCCCCGGGCCGGGTCGGTGTGATTGCCGACAGCACATTGCAGGGTCACCTTTTATCCAGCGCGGTGAAGGGTCAAGGCTACCAGGTGGTGGTCAATACCGATCCGGAAGCGCTGGAACAACGTTGGCTGGCGGAAGGCGCCCTGGACCTGTGGGTGGTGGACCTGTCCAGCGAGGATCGCTGGCAGTCTTTCCTCGATAACCTGCTGGAAGACGCCGCCGCACCCATTCTGTTCTGCGACGGCCAGGCTCCGGCGCGCACCGATGCCCGCTACCCGAAATGGGAGCGGCGGCTGGTAACCAAGCTGGTGGATTTCATTGGCAAGCCAGCGGTGGAAGAACGGCTGGAAGTGATTCCCCAGCGACTGCCGCAGGTCAAAATCCCCACCCCTCGGGAATTTGAAACCATTCGCCCCGGCGATCACCCCAAACGGGTCTGGGTGCTGGGTGCAAGCCTGGGCGGACCCGCGGCGGTAAAACAGTTTCTCGACTGCCTGCCGGCCAATCTGCCGGTGGCCTTTGTACTGGCCCAGCACATCGACGGCAGTTTCCTCGACACCCTGTGTGGCGTACTGGGCCGGGACAACAACATTCATTGCAAAATAGGCGTGGACGGCAGTGCTCTGCGCCATGGAGAACTGGCCATTGCGCCGGTGGAGTACGCGGTGAAATTCCGCCACGATGGTCGCATCCAGTCCACCGGCCAGGCCTGGGAAGGCCCCTATGCCCCGTCCATTGATCAGGTGATACAGCATGTGGGCGAAGGCTACGGCAACGCCTGCGGCGCCATCCTGTTTTCCGGCATGGGCAATGACGGCGCCATCGCCGCCCCGCGCCTGGCCGCCAGCGGCTGCCCGGTGTGGGCACAGAGCGCCGACACCTGTGCGGTCAGCAGTCAGCCCGATTCCGTCCGCGAGACCGGCTGCGTCAGTTACAGTGGCTCCCCGGAGCAGCTTGCGCTGCAACTGGTGGATCGAGTAAGAAGAGAATTGAAGAACGCCAGCAGCCAGGCGCCGGACGCCTGA
- a CDS encoding peptidylprolyl isomerase produces the protein MTIENDKVVTLHYSLFNADDGSEIENSRETGEPMAYLHGYNNIIKGLEAALTGKAVGDEVDVTVSPEDAYGEYDNTLFQRISRKYLKHAGKLTPGKVVTVSTDEGPRMLTVLKVGLKTVDVDANHPLAGKSLRFVVEITDIRDATEEEKAHKHAHGVGGHQH, from the coding sequence ATGACCATCGAAAACGACAAGGTCGTTACCCTGCATTACAGCCTGTTCAACGCCGACGACGGCAGCGAAATCGAAAACTCCCGGGAAACCGGTGAGCCCATGGCGTACCTGCACGGCTACAACAACATTATCAAGGGCCTGGAAGCCGCCCTCACCGGCAAGGCTGTGGGCGACGAGGTGGATGTGACCGTGAGCCCGGAAGACGCCTACGGCGAATACGACAACACCCTGTTCCAGCGCATTTCCCGCAAATATCTGAAGCATGCCGGCAAGCTTACCCCGGGCAAGGTGGTCACGGTCTCTACCGACGAAGGCCCGCGCATGCTCACCGTTCTCAAGGTGGGACTGAAAACCGTGGACGTGGACGCCAACCACCCCCTGGCCGGCAAGTCCCTGCGTTTTGTGGTGGAAATCACCGATATTCGTGATGCCACCGAAGAAGAAAAAGCCCACAAGCATGCCCATGGCGTGGGCGGGCATCAGCACTGA
- a CDS encoding SPFH domain-containing protein — MAGLIISALIALGVVILLFMVIRIVPQRQVYVVERLGKYQTSLEAGLHFLMPFIDRVAYKHSQKEIVRDVPRQSCITKDNIEVSIDGVMYLQVIDPKAASYGVDDYVMAAQQLAQTTLRSVIGKIDLDKTFEERGEINMEVVRAVDEAAQPWGVKVLRYEVADINLPVSIKDAMEKQVRAERERRAVVAESEGERQAAINRSEGDRQAAINRSEGEKQEMINISEGEKMKQINEARARQIERLPPPPPKVCASAGAVKEDGAKKRSACASPSSTSPRNPPLCCCPRPQRHRHQKVLKPWKKPRPDPSTNKKRRHGDAKRVSKCKTGTVARS, encoded by the coding sequence ATGGCAGGTTTAATTATTTCCGCTCTCATCGCCCTCGGCGTTGTCATTCTGCTCTTCATGGTGATTCGCATCGTGCCGCAGCGACAGGTATATGTCGTGGAACGGCTGGGCAAGTACCAGACATCCCTGGAAGCGGGTCTCCACTTTCTGATGCCCTTTATCGACCGGGTGGCCTACAAGCACTCCCAGAAGGAAATCGTCCGTGACGTACCGCGCCAGAGCTGTATCACCAAGGACAACATCGAAGTCTCCATCGACGGCGTCATGTACCTGCAGGTGATCGATCCCAAGGCAGCCAGTTACGGCGTGGATGACTATGTGATGGCCGCCCAGCAACTGGCCCAGACCACCCTGCGTTCTGTTATCGGCAAGATTGATCTGGACAAGACCTTCGAGGAACGCGGCGAAATCAACATGGAAGTGGTCCGCGCCGTGGACGAAGCTGCCCAGCCCTGGGGCGTAAAGGTGCTACGCTACGAGGTGGCCGACATCAACCTGCCCGTGTCCATCAAGGACGCCATGGAGAAACAGGTTCGTGCCGAGCGGGAACGTCGCGCCGTGGTCGCCGAATCCGAAGGCGAACGTCAGGCCGCCATCAACCGTTCCGAGGGTGATCGCCAGGCCGCGATCAACCGTTCCGAAGGTGAGAAGCAGGAGATGATCAATATCTCCGAAGGTGAAAAGATGAAGCAGATCAACGAGGCGCGCGCCCGTCAGATCGAGCGATTGCCACCGCCACCGCCGAAGGTCTGCGCCAGCGCTGGCGCAGTGAAAGAAGATGGGGCGAAGAAGCGGTCAGCCTGCGCATCGCCGAGCAGTACGTCGCCAAGGAATCCACCACTCTGCTGCTGCCCCAGGCCTCAGCGACATCGACATCAGAAAGTCCTCAAGCCGTGGAAAAAACCCCGGCCTGATCCTTCAACCAACAAAAAGAGGCGCCATGGAGACGCGAAACGAGTTTCGAAATGCAAAACCGGCACCGTAGCTCGTAGCTAA
- a CDS encoding NfeD family protein — translation MDLPEYSYWIIAGLALVIAEFAVSGLVVIFFGIAALLVGSLKFLGLLDDTAWELTLFALTSLLLLVFVRRVINDKLMGTERPRGEGEADSAGLVGGRATVADAFSNGVGTVSYRGARWQAQCSQPLHPGDMVRITQHDGLWLTVEPWTPGPQTPPE, via the coding sequence ATGGATCTGCCGGAATACAGTTACTGGATTATCGCCGGGCTGGCCCTGGTCATTGCGGAATTTGCCGTGTCCGGGCTGGTGGTGATCTTCTTCGGGATCGCCGCTTTGCTGGTCGGCAGCCTCAAGTTTCTCGGACTGCTGGACGACACCGCCTGGGAACTGACCCTTTTCGCCCTTACCAGCCTGTTGTTGCTGGTATTTGTCCGTCGCGTGATCAACGACAAGCTGATGGGTACTGAGCGACCCCGCGGTGAGGGCGAGGCAGACAGCGCCGGCCTGGTCGGTGGCCGCGCCACCGTGGCAGACGCCTTCAGCAACGGCGTGGGCACCGTTTCCTACCGGGGCGCCCGCTGGCAGGCACAGTGCTCCCAGCCTCTGCATCCCGGCGACATGGTTCGTATCACCCAACACGACGGTCTGTGGCTCACCGTAGAACCCTGGACGCCAGGACCGCAGACACCGCCTGAATGA
- a CDS encoding MBL fold metallo-hydrolase, translating into MIDRERLADLAAEVPPRSGVYRNRFPTPRHGLSAFLRWQWNTRGQFPRHQSFPLQQPDRQLLANPGPQPQLTWIGHSTFLFQHRGWNLITDPVFSERCSPLSFAGPKRAVPPALAVDQLPAINAVLVSHNHYDHLDRASVKQLQARFGREILWFVPSGVAAWLRKLGVERIIELGWWQSEYHGQVEAFCLPAQHFSGRGPGDHNRSLWCSWRLNFPDFSLYFAGDTGYAPLFGEISDIFGPVDLALLPIGAYEPRWFMSPVHINPAEAVTIHREIRARQSVAMHWGTFVLTDEPMDAPPRALARALEEQQIDSKTFRVPQHGETLTIELPS; encoded by the coding sequence ATGATCGACCGGGAACGGCTGGCGGATCTGGCGGCAGAAGTGCCCCCTCGATCCGGGGTATACCGCAATCGCTTCCCCACCCCCCGCCATGGCCTGAGCGCCTTCCTGCGCTGGCAATGGAACACCCGGGGTCAGTTTCCCCGCCATCAGTCATTCCCCCTGCAGCAGCCGGATCGGCAGCTGCTGGCCAACCCGGGCCCACAACCCCAGCTGACCTGGATCGGTCATTCCACCTTCCTGTTCCAGCACCGGGGCTGGAACCTGATTACCGACCCGGTATTTTCCGAGCGCTGCTCACCGTTGTCCTTTGCCGGCCCGAAACGGGCGGTGCCGCCAGCACTGGCAGTTGACCAACTACCGGCCATCAATGCGGTGCTGGTGTCCCATAACCACTACGACCACCTGGATAGGGCATCGGTGAAACAGCTCCAGGCCCGCTTTGGCCGGGAGATTCTCTGGTTCGTGCCCAGCGGGGTCGCCGCCTGGCTACGCAAACTGGGCGTTGAGCGCATTATCGAACTGGGCTGGTGGCAGAGCGAATACCACGGCCAGGTGGAGGCCTTCTGTCTGCCCGCCCAGCACTTCAGCGGCCGCGGACCCGGCGACCACAACCGTTCCCTGTGGTGCAGCTGGCGACTGAACTTTCCGGACTTCAGCCTCTATTTCGCCGGAGATACCGGCTATGCCCCGCTATTCGGCGAAATTAGCGATATTTTCGGCCCCGTTGACTTGGCCCTGTTACCCATCGGTGCCTATGAACCCCGCTGGTTTATGTCACCAGTACACATAAACCCGGCTGAAGCGGTTACAATTCACCGGGAGATTCGCGCCCGCCAGTCGGTCGCCATGCACTGGGGCACCTTTGTGCTTACCGACGAGCCCATGGACGCACCGCCCCGGGCCCTGGCCAGGGCGCTGGAAGAACAACAGATCGATTCCAAGACATTTCGGGTCCCGCAGCATGGCGAGACCCTGACAATTGAATTGCCATCATGA
- a CDS encoding cytochrome b, giving the protein MAPTPASWHALHKGLHWLVVLLLVMVWGAVELHEFYEKSDPMREWWKMLHFSLGITTLVIILIRLYGRALYPRPTPIGAAWQHQLSRLVHGLLYVVLLAMPLSGFAMRQFAGKTIEIFAVFTVPQLATVNTDLAKQIAFIHKEVLWTALLALISIHVAGALWHHFIDRDATLKRMLPGKHNH; this is encoded by the coding sequence ATGGCACCAACACCGGCAAGCTGGCACGCATTACACAAAGGGCTTCACTGGCTGGTGGTTTTGTTGCTGGTGATGGTCTGGGGAGCCGTGGAGCTCCATGAGTTCTACGAGAAAAGTGACCCCATGCGCGAATGGTGGAAAATGCTGCATTTTTCGCTGGGGATCACCACGCTGGTTATCATCCTGATCCGGCTCTATGGCCGCGCCCTGTACCCTCGGCCGACCCCCATTGGCGCCGCCTGGCAGCATCAATTATCCCGTCTTGTTCACGGACTACTGTATGTGGTGCTTCTCGCCATGCCCCTGAGCGGCTTTGCCATGCGCCAGTTCGCCGGCAAAACCATTGAAATATTTGCCGTTTTTACCGTGCCCCAGCTAGCAACGGTCAATACTGACCTGGCCAAACAGATCGCCTTCATCCACAAGGAGGTGCTATGGACCGCGCTGCTGGCCCTGATATCCATCCATGTGGCAGGCGCCCTGTGGCACCATTTCATTGACCGGGACGCCACCCTGAAACGCATGCTCCCCGGCAAACACAACCACTGA
- a CDS encoding lysophospholipid acyltransferase family protein, with the protein MSKQYQGRRLWLVVRLLAWLPLPLVTAFGAFIATLITLIPLRYASAYRVVLINLLATHPDMSLAEAKRIGRQSMAELGRTLTEFSHVWHRPVEETLARITHIHGEQPFLDACACERPVLMLSLHQGSWEISNLYVGDKGNRDKTLIMYQPHPATLMDAMVKAARERTGSVLIPTNSQGVKQALAAMKAGGTLGILSDHNPGNRSNPCVPFFGYEVPTPALIDKLVQRYRPHVFIVSCIRGQGGVKDIHLHFEAAPEIEQASDCTEILTAMNAGLQRCIDRNLAQYQWTYKRFKWGPNGRRRWYRQSRDLLARIKRGEDRKALGLHPNTDRDQ; encoded by the coding sequence ATGAGTAAACAATACCAGGGCCGCCGCCTTTGGCTGGTGGTCCGCCTGCTTGCCTGGTTACCGCTGCCATTGGTCACCGCCTTCGGGGCCTTTATTGCCACCCTGATTACCCTGATCCCGTTGCGCTATGCCAGTGCCTACCGGGTGGTGCTGATCAACCTGCTGGCCACCCACCCGGACATGAGCTTGGCCGAGGCCAAACGCATTGGCCGCCAGAGCATGGCAGAATTGGGCCGCACGCTCACCGAATTCAGCCATGTCTGGCACCGCCCGGTGGAAGAAACTCTGGCGCGCATCACCCATATCCACGGCGAACAGCCCTTTCTCGATGCCTGCGCCTGTGAACGACCGGTGCTGATGCTGTCCTTGCACCAAGGCAGCTGGGAAATCAGCAATCTGTATGTCGGCGACAAGGGTAACCGGGACAAGACTCTGATCATGTACCAGCCCCATCCCGCCACCCTGATGGATGCCATGGTCAAGGCTGCCCGGGAACGCACCGGTTCAGTGCTGATCCCTACCAACAGCCAGGGGGTGAAACAGGCCCTGGCTGCCATGAAAGCCGGCGGCACCCTCGGCATTCTCTCCGACCATAACCCGGGCAACCGCAGCAATCCCTGCGTGCCCTTCTTTGGCTACGAGGTACCCACCCCGGCACTGATCGACAAGCTGGTGCAGCGCTACCGGCCACACGTGTTCATTGTTTCCTGCATCCGTGGCCAGGGCGGGGTAAAAGACATCCATCTGCACTTCGAAGCGGCACCGGAAATCGAGCAGGCCAGCGACTGCACCGAAATCCTCACTGCCATGAACGCCGGCCTACAGCGCTGCATTGATCGCAATCTGGCCCAGTACCAATGGACTTACAAACGGTTCAAATGGGGCCCAAACGGCAGGCGGCGCTGGTACCGACAATCCCGGGACCTGCTGGCCCGGATCAAACGGGGCGAAGACCGTAAAGCCCTGGGACTGCACCCAAACACTGACCGGGATCAATGA
- a CDS encoding chemotaxis protein CheW, whose product MSSLPSDISSLLIPMQGRPWLVPNIVVAEIIPLRQPDRPGHGPEWLLGWLSWRDQNIPLLSFEKLNESGQITIGQDARIAVLNTVAGKSTFYAVIVQGIPRMMKVAKDDPVEEPVDTGPAEAMYIQVGGDLAVIPDLDAIEGAVAGLRDGA is encoded by the coding sequence ATGAGCAGCTTGCCATCCGATATTTCCAGCCTGCTGATCCCCATGCAGGGACGACCCTGGCTGGTCCCCAACATCGTGGTTGCTGAAATCATCCCCCTGCGCCAGCCGGATCGTCCCGGCCATGGGCCGGAGTGGCTGCTGGGCTGGCTGAGCTGGCGGGACCAGAATATTCCGCTGCTATCCTTTGAAAAACTCAACGAGTCCGGGCAGATCACCATTGGCCAAGATGCCCGCATCGCGGTACTGAATACCGTGGCCGGCAAAAGCACCTTCTATGCGGTGATTGTGCAAGGGATCCCGCGGATGATGAAAGTGGCCAAGGATGATCCGGTGGAAGAACCGGTGGACACCGGCCCCGCGGAAGCCATGTACATCCAGGTGGGTGGTGACCTGGCGGTGATTCCGGACCTGGATGCCATCGAAGGCGCCGTGGCAGGACTGCGGGACGGCGCATGA
- a CDS encoding chemotaxis protein CheB — translation MLGASLGGPAAVKQFLDCLPANLPVAFVLAQHIDGSFLDTLCGVLGRDNNIHCKIGVDGSALRHGELAIAPVEYAVKFRHDGRIQSTGQAWEGPYAPSIDQVIQHVGEGYGNACGAILFSGMGNDGAIAAPRLAASGCPVWAQSADTCAVSSQPDSVRETGCVSYSGSPEQLALQLVDRVRRELKNASSQAPDA, via the coding sequence GTGCTGGGTGCAAGCCTGGGCGGACCCGCGGCGGTAAAACAGTTTCTCGACTGCCTGCCGGCCAATCTGCCGGTGGCCTTTGTACTGGCCCAGCACATCGACGGCAGTTTCCTCGACACCCTGTGTGGCGTACTGGGCCGGGACAACAACATTCATTGCAAAATAGGCGTGGACGGCAGTGCTCTGCGCCATGGAGAACTGGCCATTGCGCCGGTGGAGTACGCGGTGAAATTCCGCCACGATGGTCGCATCCAGTCCACCGGCCAGGCCTGGGAAGGCCCCTATGCCCCGTCCATTGATCAGGTGATACAGCATGTGGGCGAAGGCTACGGCAACGCCTGCGGCGCCATCCTGTTTTCCGGCATGGGCAATGACGGCGCCATCGCCGCCCCGCGCCTGGCCGCCAGCGGCTGCCCGGTGTGGGCACAGAGCGCCGACACCTGTGCGGTCAGCAGTCAGCCCGATTCCGTCCGCGAGACCGGCTGCGTCAGTTACAGTGGCTCCCCGGAGCAGCTTGCGCTGCAACTGGTGGATCGAGTAAGAAGAGAATTGAAGAACGCCAGCAGCCAGGCGCCGGACGCCTGA